The Sebaldella sp. S0638 DNA segment GCAGCATTCATAAGACTTCCTGCCCATATATACGATTCTTTTGCGCCGGATATGGACTCAGGAACATCCAAAATATGATTTCCGGCAGCAGCTTTACTTTCCAGAGCTTTTAATTTTTTTGAAAAAGTTTTTTCTTCAGGAGTCTCTGTAGTCCCTTTTATGATTCTCTGAAGCTTTTCATCTATAGTTTTATAGTAGTTAATGTCAAGTCTTTTGGTATTATCAGCAGTATAGAAAAAAGCTGAGGGAACAGAAAGGCTGTCATTCAGATAACGTTCATTGGCAGTTACCATTAGAGCAAGGGAAAGCCGTCCTGCCATGATTTTTTCCTGATATTTTTCCTTTATATTTTTACCGAAAATTTTCATCAGAATAAATCCTAATATTGCAACCCCGAAGGAAATAAAGGCTGCTTTATATAACGAGGCAGAGTTTTCTGTTGTCACAGCATTCCAGAGAAGAAAACACCCGAAAAAGAAGCCGAAGATCATAAGCAGGATAGAGACAATTCCCACAGGTGTTTTATTAAAACCGGAATGATTCTTCAATTCAGATTTCCAGCTGTTATTTTTATCCATATTCAGTATTTTTTTGTAATATTTCTCTGTAAACAATTGATTTTTCATTATATCTCCTTCCGATATTTAAAAATAAACTGTTTCAAAATGAACATATACCGGCGGCAAAGGCGGGTATATTCCGACACATATCAGTATTGGAAAATTTTCATTTTGAAACAGTTAAAAAATTATATATTACATGCTGTCCAGCATTGATTTTGCATCTTTATCCCCATTTGCAGAGGCTTGTTTTAAATACTTTACTGCAAGGTCTTTCTTTCCCTGATCATAATATAAAACTCCGAGATGATAAAGGGCATCGTTATTTTTGGCTTTGTCCAGTGATAATAAAAGATATTTTTCTGAATTTTCCTTATCGCCAAGCTGTCCGTAAATAATCCCCAGATCAAGGGCTGCATTGTAATAACCGCCGTCAACTGCACTTTTTAGATATTTAACAGCCATATCTTTATTTTGCTGTTCGTAATAAAGCAGTCCGAGATTATTCATCGCTTTTTGGGAAACATCATTATTTCCTGAAGAAAGCTCTATAGTTTTTAGATAATATTTTTCAGCTTCGACTTTGTTATTTCCCTTGTCATATGAAAGTGCCAGATTATAATAAAGCTCGGGATTTTTAGAATTTTGAGCCAGATTTTCAAGATATTTCTGAGCCTGTTCATACTTCCCCTCAGACTGATAAAGCATTGCGATATTATAAACTGCATTTTTCTCACCGAGATTAAGTGCTTCGTTATAATATTGTTCTGCGAGCTTGGAATTTTTCATCTGTTCATAGAGGCTTCCAATGAGATTTGCCGTTTTTCCTGTCTTATTTTTTTCATAAAGCTGAAGGAAATATTTCTGCGCATCATTATATTTTCTCTGCGTCATATATAAAAGTCCGAGATTATACATAGCATCAGTATCACCTGCTTTTTCCACAGCCTGCTTGTAGTATTTTTCCGCATTTTGATAATTTCCTGAAATATCATTCAAAAGTCCTAGTTTATAAAGTATTTTCGGATCATAATTCCTGTTATAGGTTTTTTCGTAATATTTAAGCGAATCATTTATTTTGTTTTGCTTTTCATATAAAATAGCCAGATTGTACAGTGCATTTATATTACTGTTAGTCACATCAGCAGCTTTTTTATAATAATACTCCGCAGAGTCAAAATTTCCTGCATCATCATAAAGAAGCCCCAGATTATACGCGGCATCAATGTCTCCTTTATCAGCAGCCATTTTAAAATATTTTATTGCATCATCTTTTTTGTTTCTGCTGTTATAAAGGACTGCAAGATTATACATAGCATCTATATTATTATCTTTAGTAATAGACAAAAGATAATATCTCTCAGAAAGATCTTTTTTATTGAGTTTTGAATAGACATAGCCAAGTTTATACGCAGCTTTGGAAAGGCCTGCATCATAGGCCATCTTAAAATATTTTTCGGCTTCTGTATAATTGTTTTTATCTTCATATAAGATACCCAGATTATACATAGCATCAACATCACTTTTTAATTTCAGCGAAGCTTTATAATATTGCTCAGCCTGATCAAGCTGGCCGCTCTTTTGATATTTCAGGGCAGTATTAAACAGCTCTTCTGCCGATTCCTCGGAAAAAGAAACTGAAAAAGCCAGAAATAAAGCAATAAGAACTTTTGCTGCAAAAAAATTCGGATATTTTTTATTTTTCATAGAAATCACCACTATTATTTGTATAAATTATAAATTTTTTCTTTTATTTCCCTGTCTACAGACATAATAATGTCAAGATCACGGGATTTTACCTGTTTATGTGCATTCATCTCATCTTCTATAATTCTGTAAATGTCAGTATAATTAATTTTTCTGTTCATAAATAAATCTACGGCAGCTTCATTAGCGGCATTATACACAATAGGATATGATTCGCCGAGCTTGCCTGCATCATATGCTAGCCTAAGACCTCTGAAAACATCAAAATCCACTTTTTCAAATGTGATATTGCTGAATTTCATAAAATCAAAGTTGCCAAGCAGCTTATTCTCCACTCTTTCCGGATATGTGAAAGCGTAAAGAATGGGAGTTTTCATATCAGGTTCTCCCATCTGTGCTATAACAGATTTATCCCTGAACTCTACCATAGAATGAATAATACTTTGCGGATGCACAATAACATCTATTTTATCATAATCAACCAAAAAAAGATGATGGGCTTCTATTACTTCCAGTCCTTTATTAACAAGAGTGGAAGAATCAATGGTAATTTTTGCGCCCATGCTCCAGTTTGGATGTTTTAACGCCTGTTCCAGTGTTACATTTTCCAGAAATTTTTTATCTGCACCTCTGAACGGTCCTCCTGAGGCAGTGAGAATAATTCTCTCGATTTCATTATGATTACCCGATTTCAAAGACTGAAAAACAGCACTGTGTTCACTGTCCACGGGAATTATTTCCGAATTATATTCTTTTAGAAGATCACGAATGAGATAACCGCCTGCTACCATGGTTTCCTTATTTGCCAGTGCTATTCTTTTTTCCTTTTTTATAGCTTCAACAGTAGCCGGAAGTCCGATAGACCCGCTCACTGCTGTCAGCAAAATATCTGTTTCATCAAGCTGTCCAATGTTTTTCAATCCTTCACAACCCATAAAAATCTCTATACCGGGAAATTCATTTTTTATTTTATCGTATCCTTCCTGTGTCCCCACAGATACATACTTTGGATTAAATTCCCTGATATTTTCTGCCAGCGCCTGCCAGTTTTTGTCTGCTGAAAGTGCAGTAATATTAAATTTGTCACGATTTTCACGTATTATTGAAAGGGCGTTTTTACCAATGCTTCCAGTAGCCCCAAGTATTGAAATGTTCGTTTGCATGTCTTCCCCTAACTTATAAAATATTTTACGAAATAATAAACTACAGGAAGTACAAAGAGGGCACTGTCAAAACGGTCAAGAAAACCGCCGTGTCCCAAAAGTAAAGTACCGGAGTCTTTTATTTCAAATTCCCTTTTTATTTTTGACTCCACTAAATCTCCCAGCTCTGCAAAAAAGGCTATTATTAATGCCAGCAGAAGGGCTTCTGTTTTAGTGAAGGAAATATTGCTATGCACACTGCACTTGCTGAATATATGTATATTTTTGCAAAAAAACTCTGCAAAAAACGAAAAAATAACATCAAATTTTAAAGCAACAATAAAGGCTCCTATAAAGCCGCCTATAGCACCTTCAAAAGATTTTTTCGGGCTTATTTCAGGAGCAAGCCTTCTCTTTATGAGCTTTCCGCCAATGGAAATCCCTACCAGATATGCTGCAATATCGCATGTCCAGATAAGTATAAATGTCATGAGGACAAGAGCCCTCCCGTTTGAAAATTCATTTTTTAACAGTAAAATATATGAAAAAAAGTATGAAATATAAACAATACCAAATAAGGTATAAGAAATTTCCGCCATTGCACCATTTATTTTTACTTTCAAAATCTGTCTTGTAGCAATAAGCATAAGGGCAAAAACAACAAAGCCCCCGATATCAAATCTTGCGATAATATCTCCGCTGAATCCCAGAAAATCATAAGAAAACAAAACTTTATCCTTCATATATACAAGTATCGGCAGAAGTAAAGACAAAAACAGTCCTATTCTGCTTGCCACCTCAAATCCTTTATCTTTCAGCATTTTATAAAATTCATAAACAGACATGCCTATTATGACTTCAGTAAAAATCAAAAATGTAAAATCGCCTTTTAAAAAGATAAGAATAAGCAATGGAACAAAAATAACAATAACCAAAGCTCTACTTAACATCGACTCCTCCAAAACGTCTTTCTCTATTATTAAACCAATCTATGGCTTTTTCATATTCATTTTTATCAAAATCAGGCCAGTAAGTATTAGTGATATAAAATTCAGAGTATGCTATTTCCCACAAGAGAAAATTACTGATTCTGAATTCCCCGCTGGTTCTGATAACCAGTTCAGGATCAGGAATATCAGGCTGATAAAGATAGTTTTGAAACTCCTCTTCTGTAACAGAAGTCTTTCCTTCTTTCAGAAGCTTATTAATACCGTCTGTAATCTCTTTTCTTCCGCCGTAATTAAAAGCGATGTTAAAAGTAAGTGTACTGCAGCCGGAAAGATAATTTTCCGTTTCTTTTATTTTTTTCAGCAGTTTCTTGCTGACTCCTTCTTCTGTACCGGATACCACAAGTCTTATATCCTGTTCTTTCAGTTCATCTTTTTTATTATCCAGATATTTTGAAAAAAGATTCATAAGTGCAGTGACCTCTGCCTTGGGTCTTTTCCAGTTTTCAGTGGAAAAGGCGTAAACAGTGAGATGTTTCACACCAAATGAGACACTTTGTCTTAAAACAAATTCCAGAGTATCAGCGCCTCTTTTATGCCCTTCTATCCTTGCCATCCCCTTTGATTTAGCCCATCTTCCGTTTCCATCCATTATAATTGCAATATGTTTGGGTATTTTTCTATCCATAAAAAAACCTTTCAAGTCGTTATTTCCTATTTTACCATATATACAGTGTTTTTTCTAATTTAATTTGCAAAAAACATAAATAAAAAAAACCGGAGTTAAAATGTCTATTTTAGATAACTCCGGAAGATATAAAAATTTATGTTAAAATTTTTCAAGAACTCTTTCTAGTTCAAGAAGATATTCCTTTCTTTCGATATCCGTAACAAAGGGAACGTCGCCGAAAAAAAGGTGTTCCAGTGTTTTGAAACCGGAAAATTTCAAGATACCCTCATCCTGAAGCATTTCAAGGGAATCATGATATCCTCTGACTTTGTAAATATCATAAGGAGTGCTGGTAGTAGAAATGAAAAGAGCTTCTTTTCCGTTTAGGAGACCCCGGGCTTCATGATTTTCATATAAATATGCAAATCCATAAGAAAATATCCTGTCAAAATATCCTTTCAGAATAGCGGGGAAACTAGTCCACCATATAGGGCTGATAAAAATAATTTTATCTGCTTTGGTAATATAATCCTGTTCTTTTTTTATATCGTCAGGAACTTTTCCTTCAGAAAATGTTATAAAGTCAGAAGATGAAAGAACAGGGTTAAAAGAGATTTCATAAAGATCACGAATTTCTACATTACAGCCTCTTTCTGTAAGAAATTTTACGGCTGTTTCTTTTAGTGCATGATTAAAGCTTAACTTGTTTGGATGTGCATATACAATCAAGTAATTCAAATTTATCACCTCTCTTTAAGAAATTTTAGTAATAAATTATACCTCATTAACTTTATACAAACAAATTAATTTTCTTGCTGTTTATTTTTAAAAAAGGCTCATTAAAAATGAACCCCGTCTTCGTAATACATATTTTCTATCAAAGGATTAAATACTATAGTAACTATTTTATCCGTTATTTTTTTCCATCTTTCGGTAAACAGAGCCGCTATTTTGTCTCTAGCTTCTGAATTCCTGTCAAACCATAAAACCTCAATAAAAACAAGGCCGTCATCTTCTTTTCCGTCAAAAAAGAAAGTAGTTTCCACATATTCAAATGTAAACCAGTCAGCTGGACACTCAGCGATAATTCCCAGTTCATCTGCCAGACCTGCGGTAAAATCTCTGACTTTTTCTTTTTCTGCTCCCCGAACTCTTATGTGTGGCATGTTTTTTACTCCTTTTGTTTTTATTTGAATTTTATCATGCCGCAGTGTTTAAATCAATAGGCAAAAAGGATTATTTATGCACAGAATTCAGAGTTTTTAGGGAAAAACACAATATATCCAGAATATGGAAAGCGGCGGATACAAGATATAGTATTTTTGAGAAAAATTTTTTTTATAAATTATACCTGTCCTAAAAATATCTGTACACAAAAAGAAACTACCACTACAAGCATTGAGATAATAAATCCGTGAAGCATAGGCTTGAATCCTGAATGTGCAACCTCCCGAAAATTGGTTCTGAGTCCTATAGCGCCAAGAGCCATTACCATAAGATATTTACTGATATGTGAAACCATAGAGCTTGCTTTTTCTGGAATTATACCTGTACTTTTTATTCCTACCATAACTAAAAATAACAGAATAAAAAACGGAAAGATATTTTTCAGCGAGATTTTTTCTTTCTTCTGGATATCTGTTTGTGAAACAGCTTTCTTGGATTCTGCATATTTATTTATAATTGAAAATATAAGTACAGCAGGAATAATAGAAAGAGTACGGGTAAGTTTTACAATGACTGCAAAACCGCCGGCAGCATCAGAAAAAGCGTACCCTGCGGCAACAACAGACGAAGTATCATTTACCGCTGTTCCTGTCCACAAACCGTAGCCTATATCTGACATTCCAAAATATCTCCCGGCAATAGGAAACAGAATAACCATAAAAATATCAAAAA contains these protein-coding regions:
- a CDS encoding YeiH family protein, with translation MKLIKKYASGIILTFILAYIGIFFSSFIPYNLISGSVFALLAGMILNPYISEFSFFKTGINFVSKQILRFSIILMGLTLSFSQVLQVGKYSLIVMVFTLFTAFGGGWLIGKLFGMNWKLSGLISAGTGICGGSAIAAIAPAIDADIRDIAYAISATFIFDIFMVILFPIAGRYFGMSDIGYGLWTGTAVNDTSSVVAAGYAFSDAAGGFAVIVKLTRTLSIIPAVLIFSIINKYAESKKAVSQTDIQKKEKISLKNIFPFFILLFLVMVGIKSTGIIPEKASSMVSHISKYLMVMALGAIGLRTNFREVAHSGFKPMLHGFIISMLVVVVSFCVQIFLGQV
- a CDS encoding NAD(P)H-dependent oxidoreductase, whose protein sequence is MNYLIVYAHPNKLSFNHALKETAVKFLTERGCNVEIRDLYEISFNPVLSSSDFITFSEGKVPDDIKKEQDYITKADKIIFISPIWWTSFPAILKGYFDRIFSYGFAYLYENHEARGLLNGKEALFISTTSTPYDIYKVRGYHDSLEMLQDEGILKFSGFKTLEHLFFGDVPFVTDIERKEYLLELERVLEKF
- the dxr gene encoding 1-deoxy-D-xylulose-5-phosphate reductoisomerase, which translates into the protein MQTNISILGATGSIGKNALSIIRENRDKFNITALSADKNWQALAENIREFNPKYVSVGTQEGYDKIKNEFPGIEIFMGCEGLKNIGQLDETDILLTAVSGSIGLPATVEAIKKEKRIALANKETMVAGGYLIRDLLKEYNSEIIPVDSEHSAVFQSLKSGNHNEIERIILTASGGPFRGADKKFLENVTLEQALKHPNWSMGAKITIDSSTLVNKGLEVIEAHHLFLVDYDKIDVIVHPQSIIHSMVEFRDKSVIAQMGEPDMKTPILYAFTYPERVENKLLGNFDFMKFSNITFEKVDFDVFRGLRLAYDAGKLGESYPIVYNAANEAAVDLFMNRKINYTDIYRIIEDEMNAHKQVKSRDLDIIMSVDREIKEKIYNLYK
- a CDS encoding DUF1904 family protein; its protein translation is MPHIRVRGAEKEKVRDFTAGLADELGIIAECPADWFTFEYVETTFFFDGKEDDGLVFIEVLWFDRNSEARDKIAALFTERWKKITDKIVTIVFNPLIENMYYEDGVHF
- a CDS encoding phosphatidate cytidylyltransferase, translating into MLSRALVIVIFVPLLILIFLKGDFTFLIFTEVIIGMSVYEFYKMLKDKGFEVASRIGLFLSLLLPILVYMKDKVLFSYDFLGFSGDIIARFDIGGFVVFALMLIATRQILKVKINGAMAEISYTLFGIVYISYFFSYILLLKNEFSNGRALVLMTFILIWTCDIAAYLVGISIGGKLIKRRLAPEISPKKSFEGAIGGFIGAFIVALKFDVIFSFFAEFFCKNIHIFSKCSVHSNISFTKTEALLLALIIAFFAELGDLVESKIKREFEIKDSGTLLLGHGGFLDRFDSALFVLPVVYYFVKYFIS
- a CDS encoding lipopolysaccharide assembly protein LapB — protein: MKNKKYPNFFAAKVLIALFLAFSVSFSEESAEELFNTALKYQKSGQLDQAEQYYKASLKLKSDVDAMYNLGILYEDKNNYTEAEKYFKMAYDAGLSKAAYKLGYVYSKLNKKDLSERYYLLSITKDNNIDAMYNLAVLYNSRNKKDDAIKYFKMAADKGDIDAAYNLGLLYDDAGNFDSAEYYYKKAADVTNSNINALYNLAILYEKQNKINDSLKYYEKTYNRNYDPKILYKLGLLNDISGNYQNAEKYYKQAVEKAGDTDAMYNLGLLYMTQRKYNDAQKYFLQLYEKNKTGKTANLIGSLYEQMKNSKLAEQYYNEALNLGEKNAVYNIAMLYQSEGKYEQAQKYLENLAQNSKNPELYYNLALSYDKGNNKVEAEKYYLKTIELSSGNNDVSQKAMNNLGLLYYEQQNKDMAVKYLKSAVDGGYYNAALDLGIIYGQLGDKENSEKYLLLSLDKAKNNDALYHLGVLYYDQGKKDLAVKYLKQASANGDKDAKSMLDSM
- the uppS gene encoding polyprenyl diphosphate synthase — translated: MDRKIPKHIAIIMDGNGRWAKSKGMARIEGHKRGADTLEFVLRQSVSFGVKHLTVYAFSTENWKRPKAEVTALMNLFSKYLDNKKDELKEQDIRLVVSGTEEGVSKKLLKKIKETENYLSGCSTLTFNIAFNYGGRKEITDGINKLLKEGKTSVTEEEFQNYLYQPDIPDPELVIRTSGEFRISNFLLWEIAYSEFYITNTYWPDFDKNEYEKAIDWFNNRERRFGGVDVK